A genomic stretch from Chryseobacterium sp. SNU WT5 includes:
- a CDS encoding sulfurtransferase has translation MNLPSIINPEELQVLDQENIVTVNAGSGDAAYKKYILEHLDNALYVDLNKDLAEIPNDAKNGGRHPLPTLDKFSEVLQSLGISEQSHVIVYDDQNGTNAAARFWWMLRSAGIENTQVLNGGLQNAKNKGSKINSNKVEPKKVEKISLKHWKLPLVDIDFVEKVSENTDYLVIDVRDKDRYAGKSEPIDEIAGHIPGAVNIPFKDNLNADGTFKQPKILQKKYVEFLKDIPSHKIIIHCGSGVTACHTLLALDYAGFKIPNLYIGSWSEWSRNDKPIATNL, from the coding sequence ATGAATTTGCCGTCAATTATCAATCCTGAAGAATTACAGGTATTAGACCAAGAAAATATTGTAACCGTTAACGCTGGAAGCGGAGATGCTGCTTATAAAAAATATATTTTAGAACATTTAGATAATGCACTTTATGTTGATCTCAACAAAGATTTAGCTGAAATACCGAACGATGCAAAAAACGGTGGGAGACATCCTTTGCCAACTTTAGACAAGTTTTCAGAAGTTTTGCAAAGTTTAGGAATTAGCGAGCAGTCACATGTGATCGTTTATGATGATCAAAATGGCACCAATGCAGCTGCAAGATTTTGGTGGATGCTGCGATCTGCTGGAATAGAAAATACTCAAGTCTTAAATGGTGGTCTGCAAAACGCAAAAAACAAAGGTTCAAAAATTAATTCTAATAAAGTCGAACCCAAAAAAGTAGAAAAAATTTCCTTGAAACATTGGAAACTTCCTTTAGTCGATATTGATTTTGTTGAAAAAGTATCAGAAAATACAGACTATCTAGTCATCGATGTCCGAGATAAAGATCGATATGCTGGAAAATCTGAACCGATCGATGAAATTGCTGGACATATTCCCGGAGCGGTAAATATTCCTTTTAAAGATAATCTGAATGCAGACGGGACTTTTAAACAACCAAAAATTCTTCAAAAAAAATACGTGGAATTTTTAAAAGACATTCCTTCCCATAAAATCATCATCCATTGTGGATCTGGAGTTACGGCATGTCATACTCTATTAGCTTTAGATTATGCTGGTTTTAAAATTCCAAATTTGTATATTGGGTCTTGGAGCGAATGGTCTAGAAATGACAAACCGATCGCTACTAACTTATAA
- the nadC gene encoding carboxylating nicotinate-nucleotide diphosphorylase, with translation MKKPAYVTKEALKTFIKNALEEDIQDGDHSTLATIPKDLQQKAKLLVKQDCILAGVELAELIFKQFDKNLKVELLMKDGDSAKVGDIAFYVTGSARSILSTERFVLNCMQRMSGIATMTHDWDARLLGTKTKLLDTRKTTPNFRLCEKWAVAIGGGTNHRYGLYDMIMLKDNHIDYNGSITNAVKMAKNYIEKTKKPLKIEVETRNLEEVKEAVKSGADRIMLDNMDVATMTEAVKIIGRKCETEASGGITREMLKDIANTGVNFISAGALTHSAENIDLSLKAVK, from the coding sequence ATGAAGAAACCCGCATACGTTACCAAAGAAGCTTTAAAAACTTTTATAAAAAACGCTTTAGAAGAAGATATTCAGGATGGTGACCACTCTACCCTCGCAACGATTCCGAAAGATTTACAGCAAAAAGCCAAGTTATTGGTCAAGCAAGATTGCATCTTAGCCGGAGTAGAATTGGCTGAATTAATCTTTAAACAATTTGATAAAAATCTAAAAGTAGAACTTTTAATGAAAGACGGTGATTCTGCAAAGGTGGGTGATATTGCGTTTTATGTTACCGGCAGTGCACGCTCTATTCTCTCCACAGAACGATTTGTTTTGAACTGTATGCAGCGAATGAGCGGTATTGCAACTATGACGCATGACTGGGACGCTCGACTTTTGGGCACAAAGACCAAACTTTTGGATACCAGAAAAACAACCCCTAACTTTAGACTTTGCGAGAAGTGGGCAGTGGCTATTGGAGGTGGCACCAATCACCGATATGGTTTGTATGACATGATCATGCTGAAAGATAACCACATTGATTATAATGGAAGTATCACTAACGCAGTGAAAATGGCGAAAAACTATATTGAAAAAACAAAGAAACCGCTAAAAATAGAAGTCGAAACCAGAAACCTAGAAGAAGTTAAGGAGGCAGTAAAATCTGGCGCAGACCGAATCATGCTTGATAATATGGATGTAGCAACCATGACCGAAGCAGTAAAGATCATTGGTAGAAAATGCGAAACCGAAGCTTCAGGTGGAATCACACGCGAGATGTTAAAAGACATTGCAAATACGGGTGTCAATTTTATTTCTGCGGGCGCTTTGACCCATTCTGCAGAAAATATTGACCTAAGCTTAAAAGCTGTAAAATAA
- a CDS encoding aminoglycoside phosphotransferase family protein — MTTKNARLFFENFTGKPSTDFFTLAQSGSSRINFVGKNATDNYILTFNENLRENESFYYFSNVFKELGLNTPEIFKISQDRQLYIQEFLGENTLSEIIENEGLTVRVSALVKKTLSKLAELQQKTSDKIDYSKTFEYENYDELPITNDLFYFKSFIVDVLEIPYHKASLLKEFKKLTARIASLEATGMMMRDFQARNIMVDEKDEIYFIDYQSAMKGPLMYDVVSFLFQAKANFPEDFKSEMLSYYYSLWQFEQKISQLQDSLKPIQLIRFMQVLGAYGFRGLIQRKKHFISSLDQGMKNLQNFSSSWEEMNEYPELKNLISHLKSEDVENKIKNLILNHREIKKHDL; from the coding sequence ATGACTACGAAGAACGCACGCCTTTTTTTTGAAAATTTTACCGGTAAACCTTCTACAGATTTTTTTACCTTAGCCCAAAGTGGCTCTTCCCGAATTAATTTTGTAGGAAAAAATGCTACCGATAATTACATTCTCACTTTTAACGAAAACCTGCGCGAAAACGAAAGCTTTTATTACTTTTCAAATGTATTTAAAGAGCTGGGACTTAATACCCCTGAAATTTTCAAGATTTCGCAAGACCGCCAACTGTATATCCAGGAGTTTTTAGGTGAAAATACTCTGTCTGAAATTATAGAGAATGAAGGATTAACAGTTCGTGTTAGCGCTTTAGTAAAAAAAACACTCTCAAAACTGGCCGAACTTCAACAAAAGACCAGTGACAAAATCGATTATTCAAAAACATTTGAGTATGAAAATTACGACGAATTACCGATCACCAATGATCTTTTCTATTTTAAAAGTTTCATTGTTGATGTCTTAGAAATCCCGTATCACAAAGCATCGCTTTTAAAAGAGTTTAAAAAATTGACCGCCAGAATTGCATCTCTAGAAGCAACAGGAATGATGATGCGTGATTTTCAGGCTCGTAATATTATGGTGGATGAAAAGGATGAAATTTATTTCATCGATTATCAGTCCGCCATGAAAGGACCATTGATGTATGATGTAGTCTCATTTCTCTTTCAGGCAAAAGCCAATTTTCCGGAAGATTTTAAAAGTGAAATGTTATCTTACTATTATTCCTTATGGCAATTTGAGCAAAAAATATCACAATTACAAGACTCGTTAAAGCCAATTCAACTCATCCGGTTTATGCAGGTTTTAGGAGCTTATGGATTCCGGGGATTGATCCAGAGAAAAAAACATTTCATCTCCAGCCTCGATCAGGGAATGAAGAACCTTCAGAATTTTTCAAGTTCATGGGAAGAAATGAATGAATATCCCGAATTGAAGAATTTGATTTCGCATTTAAAATCAGAAGATGTGGAAAATAAAATTAAAAATTTGATTTTAAATCATCGAGAAATTAAAAAACATGATCTATAA
- a CDS encoding aspartate-semialdehyde dehydrogenase produces MKIAVVGATGMVGQIMLKVMEERNFPVTELIPVASEKSVGKKIIFKGKEVAIVSMETGLEMKPQIAMFSAGGTTSLEFAPKFAAVGTTVIDNSSAFRMEPDHKLIVPEINANLLAKEDKIIANPNCSTIQLVMILHPLNQKYDVKRVIISTYQSVTGTGKNAVDQLNFEISGNKDVEKVYPYDIFKNALPQCDVFAEDDYTKEEIKLMTEPKKIMGDDSFNISATAVRVPVQGGHSESVNIEFENEFDLDQVRAILSKTPGVKVLDDVKNNIYPMPLYSEGKDEVFVGRIRRDRSQPKTLNLWIVADNLRKGAATNAIQIAEYLCENKLV; encoded by the coding sequence ATGAAAATAGCAGTAGTAGGTGCAACCGGAATGGTGGGACAAATTATGTTAAAAGTAATGGAAGAAAGAAATTTTCCAGTAACTGAATTAATTCCCGTAGCCTCCGAGAAATCGGTCGGAAAAAAAATTATTTTTAAAGGTAAAGAAGTAGCCATAGTCTCTATGGAAACAGGTTTAGAAATGAAACCTCAAATTGCTATGTTTTCTGCAGGTGGCACAACTTCTTTAGAATTTGCTCCAAAATTCGCAGCCGTTGGAACTACGGTCATTGATAATTCTTCAGCTTTTAGAATGGAACCAGATCACAAATTGATCGTTCCTGAAATTAATGCCAATTTATTAGCAAAGGAAGATAAAATCATCGCAAATCCAAATTGCTCGACCATTCAACTGGTGATGATCTTACATCCACTTAATCAAAAATACGATGTTAAGAGAGTCATTATTTCCACTTATCAATCGGTGACGGGAACAGGTAAGAATGCGGTAGATCAATTAAATTTCGAAATTTCTGGAAATAAAGACGTTGAAAAAGTTTACCCTTACGACATCTTTAAAAACGCGCTTCCTCAATGTGATGTTTTCGCTGAAGATGATTACACCAAAGAAGAAATAAAATTAATGACAGAACCCAAAAAAATTATGGGTGACGATAGTTTTAATATTTCTGCAACAGCAGTTAGAGTTCCCGTACAAGGCGGGCATTCTGAAAGCGTAAATATCGAATTTGAAAACGAATTTGACTTGGACCAAGTAAGAGCTATTCTTTCTAAAACTCCAGGAGTGAAGGTATTAGATGATGTTAAAAACAACATTTATCCGATGCCATTATACTCGGAAGGCAAAGATGAAGTGTTTGTTGGTAGAATAAGAAGAGACCGCTCCCAACCCAAAACTTTAAACCTTTGGATTGTGGCAGATAACCTCAGAAAAGGAGCAGCAACCAACGCCATACAAATTGCCGAATACCTCTGCGAAAACAAATTAGTCTAA
- a CDS encoding GNAT family N-acetyltransferase, which produces MKFLLTNQETERLKFRKLNDNDFEEWQELFEDEEVTRLLGMHEFKTPRERCEKWFEWTFHRYKNDLGGQNILISKINNQIVGQCGLLVREVENKFEIEIAYSILPKFRQNGFATESAMKCRDFAFENNFHNRLISIINAENLNSKNVALKNGLNYSHEIIYNDQKMDLYTIEIKDWQLNTTK; this is translated from the coding sequence ATGAAATTTCTACTGACAAATCAGGAAACAGAGCGATTAAAATTCAGAAAATTAAACGATAATGATTTTGAAGAATGGCAGGAATTATTTGAAGATGAAGAAGTAACACGATTACTTGGAATGCATGAATTCAAAACACCAAGAGAGCGCTGCGAAAAATGGTTCGAATGGACATTTCACCGATATAAAAACGATTTAGGAGGTCAAAATATTTTAATTTCAAAAATTAATAACCAAATAGTTGGGCAATGTGGTCTTTTAGTGAGAGAAGTAGAAAACAAATTTGAAATTGAAATTGCATATTCAATTCTACCAAAATTCAGACAAAACGGTTTCGCAACTGAAAGCGCAATGAAATGTCGAGACTTTGCATTCGAAAATAATTTTCATAATAGATTGATATCTATAATTAATGCTGAAAATCTTAACTCAAAAAATGTTGCCTTGAAAAACGGACTAAATTATTCTCATGAAATAATTTATAACGATCAGAAAATGGATTTGTATACAATTGAAATTAAGGATTGGCAATTGAATACAACCAAATAA
- a CDS encoding exosortase F system-associated membrane protein: MKIFKWILVAVAVLGLIGVRILEDTIFYDPFQAFFHLANKHAPFPEFDWVPLVLNYLFRFGLNLILSASIVYLIFQNKQWMLQAILLILIVFIITFPIYLYCIHTKFEVGYLFSFYMRRFVIQPLILLLIIPLFYYRKHVIEA, from the coding sequence ATGAAAATATTTAAGTGGATTTTAGTTGCTGTTGCTGTCCTTGGTCTAATTGGAGTTCGGATTTTAGAAGACACTATTTTTTATGATCCGTTTCAAGCTTTCTTTCATTTGGCCAACAAGCACGCGCCTTTTCCAGAGTTCGACTGGGTTCCTTTGGTACTGAACTATCTTTTTCGGTTTGGTTTAAATTTAATATTATCAGCAAGCATTGTCTACTTGATTTTTCAAAATAAACAATGGATGTTACAAGCAATACTTTTAATACTTATTGTTTTTATTATCACCTTCCCAATCTATCTTTATTGTATTCACACCAAATTTGAAGTTGGCTATCTCTTTTCTTTTTATATGAGAAGATTTGTAATTCAGCCACTGATATTACTTTTGATAATTCCATTGTTCTATTACCGAAAGCACGTGATAGAAGCTTAG
- a CDS encoding NDP-sugar synthase → MKALIFAAGKGTRLKPFTDHHPKALAVVNGIPLLERNIKYLQGFGINDFVINIYHFGEQISEFLKKNSNFGSNIELSDEKDELLETGGGLLFARRFLDHGEDFLIMNADILTDLDLNSFITFHQEKKDFATLAVSDRTSSRKLLFNEDMILKGWLNVQSGEQRLAEFNKGFKPLAFSGIHCINPEIFTKIKRKGKFSIMEEYLDLMSYESIHGYEHSAEIIDVGKPESIAQAEQIFK, encoded by the coding sequence ATGAAAGCACTAATTTTTGCCGCTGGCAAAGGAACCAGGTTAAAACCATTTACCGATCATCATCCTAAGGCGCTGGCTGTAGTAAATGGAATTCCGTTATTAGAAAGAAACATTAAGTACTTACAAGGTTTCGGAATTAACGATTTTGTGATCAACATTTATCATTTCGGAGAACAGATCTCTGAATTTCTAAAGAAAAATTCCAATTTTGGTTCAAATATTGAACTGTCTGACGAGAAAGATGAACTTCTGGAAACGGGTGGTGGATTGCTTTTCGCAAGAAGATTTTTGGATCACGGTGAAGATTTTTTAATAATGAATGCTGATATTTTAACAGATTTGGATTTGAATTCTTTCATTACATTTCATCAGGAAAAGAAAGATTTCGCTACTTTAGCGGTCTCTGATCGTACAAGTTCCAGAAAATTACTTTTTAACGAAGACATGATTCTGAAAGGTTGGTTAAATGTCCAATCTGGGGAGCAACGACTTGCTGAGTTTAATAAAGGATTTAAACCTTTAGCCTTCAGCGGAATACATTGTATCAATCCAGAGATTTTCACCAAGATAAAACGGAAAGGTAAGTTTTCGATAATGGAAGAATACCTCGATTTAATGAGTTATGAAAGTATCCATGGTTATGAACATTCGGCAGAAATCATTGATGTAGGAAAACCCGAGTCAATAGCACAGGCCGAACAAATATTTAAATAA
- a CDS encoding TonB-dependent receptor translates to MRSNSLRRSTLTALITLSAASVYYAQTVKDTVSKEADIEQVVLTGVADIAKDRKTPVAVSTIKEAQIIDKLGNQEFPEILNSTPSVYATKGGGGFGDSRINVRGFDQRNTAVMINGVPVNDMEGGSVYWSNWAGLSDVTSAMQVQRGLGSSKLAIASVGGTINILTRAADKKRQGNITLGLGNDGYNKALFSYNTGKSDTGWSTSFLMSRTAGSMYADGTEFEGYNYYFALGYRPSAKHDLQFTITGAPQVHNQRSFQSTIADHIKYGGTEENPNRKYNQNWGYLNGEEYSMTRNYYHKPVMSLNWDWKISDATTLNSVAYASFGRGGGTGDAGRINGKFYNTLPRTADGLVRFDDIVKWNQGGTVADFGAVNATPGISNSSNGIIRRSSINSHNWMGIITSLNHKINDNLSATVGFDGRTYKGIHYRIATDFLGNNSYTDTSNINNKPNIITNAFTTNPSWNPFGGKTNDIKDQLAYSNDGLVNWLGGFGQIEYTNDVLSAFVQGSVSNQAFQRVDYMLYAADQQKSEKVDLVGYNVKGGANYNINENHNVFVNGGYYERQPFFGAVFLNNRNDVNPSLTNEKITSFEIGYGFRSAIFNANLNVYHTGWDDIYRRLTTRAKINGVDVTGVANVLGIKEIHKGIELDFNVKPAKFVTINGMFSVGNWYFEGSPTASFIDDATNTVIQEGTLALDGLKVGDAAQLTAALGADFKLTEWLNFDAQYRYADKLYSAFEPSSRLVTAAKPTPSDPAVELPSFGLLDLGAGARFKLNNTQSFKFRVNVNNVLDTTYIAESRTNKAADANAANNWNGINKSNEVFFGFGRTWNASVSFIF, encoded by the coding sequence ATGAGAAGTAATTCGTTAAGAAGATCTACACTAACCGCATTAATTACGCTTTCAGCTGCAAGTGTATATTATGCACAGACCGTGAAAGATACTGTTAGTAAAGAAGCAGATATCGAGCAAGTAGTTCTAACAGGTGTTGCGGATATTGCGAAAGATCGTAAAACTCCCGTTGCTGTTTCTACTATTAAGGAAGCACAAATTATTGATAAGTTAGGAAATCAGGAGTTTCCTGAAATCCTTAATTCAACTCCGTCAGTTTACGCTACTAAAGGTGGTGGTGGATTTGGTGACTCAAGAATTAACGTAAGAGGTTTCGATCAACGAAACACTGCGGTAATGATCAATGGTGTTCCAGTTAACGACATGGAAGGTGGATCAGTTTACTGGTCTAACTGGGCAGGACTTTCTGATGTTACTTCTGCAATGCAGGTTCAGAGAGGTTTAGGTTCATCAAAATTGGCGATTGCTTCTGTTGGTGGTACCATCAACATCTTAACCAGAGCTGCTGATAAAAAAAGACAAGGTAATATTACGTTGGGATTAGGTAATGATGGTTATAACAAGGCGCTATTTTCTTACAACACAGGAAAAAGTGATACAGGTTGGTCTACTTCATTCTTAATGAGCAGAACTGCTGGATCAATGTATGCTGACGGAACTGAATTTGAAGGATACAACTATTATTTTGCTTTAGGTTACAGACCAAGTGCAAAACATGATTTGCAATTTACAATTACAGGTGCGCCACAAGTACATAACCAAAGATCTTTCCAGTCAACCATTGCTGATCATATTAAATATGGTGGAACTGAGGAAAACCCAAATAGAAAATACAACCAAAACTGGGGTTATTTAAATGGTGAAGAATATTCTATGACCAGAAACTATTACCACAAACCGGTAATGTCTTTGAACTGGGATTGGAAAATTTCTGACGCTACTACATTAAACTCTGTAGCTTACGCTTCATTCGGAAGAGGTGGAGGTACTGGAGATGCAGGTAGAATAAATGGTAAATTTTACAATACTTTACCAAGAACCGCTGACGGATTGGTAAGATTTGATGATATCGTAAAGTGGAATCAAGGTGGAACCGTAGCAGATTTTGGTGCAGTTAACGCTACGCCTGGTATTTCTAACAGCAGTAACGGAATTATTAGAAGGTCTTCTATCAATTCACATAACTGGATGGGAATTATTACAAGTTTAAATCACAAAATCAACGATAACTTAAGTGCAACGGTTGGTTTTGACGGAAGAACATATAAAGGAATTCACTATAGAATTGCGACTGATTTTCTGGGTAACAATTCTTATACTGATACTAGTAACATTAATAATAAGCCAAACATTATTACTAATGCATTCACTACTAATCCTTCTTGGAACCCGTTCGGTGGTAAAACCAACGATATCAAAGATCAATTGGCTTACAGTAATGATGGCCTTGTAAACTGGTTAGGTGGATTCGGACAGATAGAATATACCAACGATGTGCTTTCTGCATTTGTTCAGGGATCGGTTTCAAACCAAGCATTCCAGAGAGTTGATTATATGTTGTATGCAGCTGATCAGCAAAAAAGTGAAAAAGTTGATTTAGTTGGCTACAATGTAAAAGGTGGTGCTAATTATAACATCAACGAAAACCACAATGTTTTTGTTAACGGTGGTTACTACGAGAGACAACCCTTCTTTGGTGCTGTTTTCTTAAACAACAGAAATGATGTAAACCCATCATTAACCAATGAGAAGATTACTTCTTTTGAAATCGGTTACGGTTTCAGATCTGCAATTTTCAATGCAAACTTAAATGTTTACCATACAGGATGGGATGATATTTACAGAAGACTTACTACAAGAGCAAAAATCAACGGAGTTGATGTAACTGGTGTGGCAAATGTCTTAGGTATCAAAGAAATACACAAAGGTATTGAGCTAGACTTTAATGTTAAGCCAGCTAAATTCGTAACCATCAATGGTATGTTCTCAGTAGGTAACTGGTATTTTGAAGGAAGCCCAACTGCTTCGTTTATCGATGATGCTACAAATACTGTTATTCAGGAAGGAACTTTAGCACTAGATGGTCTTAAAGTTGGTGATGCGGCACAACTTACTGCAGCTTTAGGAGCTGACTTCAAATTAACTGAGTGGTTAAACTTTGATGCACAGTACCGTTATGCTGACAAACTTTATTCAGCTTTTGAACCTTCATCTCGTTTGGTTACCGCTGCAAAGCCTACACCTTCTGATCCAGCAGTAGAACTTCCTTCTTTTGGATTACTTGATCTTGGTGCAGGTGCTAGATTTAAATTGAATAACACCCAATCATTTAAGTTTAGAGTTAACGTGAATAACGTTTTAGATACAACGTATATCGCAGAATCCAGAACTAATAAAGCTGCTGATGCTAACGCAGCAAATAACTGGAATGGTATTAATAAGAGCAATGAAGTGTTTTTCGGTTTCGGAAGAACATGGAATGCGTCAGTAAGTTTCATCTTCTAA
- a CDS encoding cation diffusion facilitator family transporter, whose protein sequence is MSQLKDKSKSNFTFQRNVAIVGIALFLGKLLAWHFTNSDAVFSDAMESIVNIIAAFMGLYSLYLAAKPKDVDHPYGHGKVEFVTSGVEGALIIFAGIIIIVQSVDSLLHGNIPKQLDWGILIVAITAVVNYLMGHISYEKGIKENSLVLQSSGKHLKSDTFTTLGVVVSLILVQMTRLYWIDAVVALLFGSYIMFVGYKIIRKSLSGIMDEADPDMLQSLSKFLNENRKPQWIDLHNMRIQQHGSGLHIDAHLTLPWYYELRKAHNEMEDLYKLIGENSDRTIEFNFHLDDCKPTSCEVCELFECPVRQRPFVKKIEWNIKTIAQESKHSVKD, encoded by the coding sequence ATGTCACAATTAAAAGACAAATCAAAAAGTAATTTCACCTTCCAACGAAATGTGGCGATTGTAGGCATCGCTCTCTTCTTAGGAAAATTACTGGCGTGGCATTTCACCAATTCAGATGCAGTATTTTCTGATGCCATGGAAAGCATCGTCAATATCATCGCTGCTTTTATGGGGCTGTATTCTCTTTATCTTGCGGCAAAACCCAAAGACGTCGATCATCCTTACGGACACGGAAAAGTAGAGTTTGTAACCTCCGGGGTCGAAGGTGCACTGATTATCTTTGCGGGTATTATTATTATCGTGCAATCAGTAGATTCTCTTTTGCATGGTAATATTCCAAAACAGTTAGATTGGGGAATTTTGATTGTCGCCATTACCGCCGTGGTTAATTATCTGATGGGACATATTTCTTATGAAAAAGGGATCAAAGAAAATTCTTTGGTCTTACAAAGTTCTGGTAAACATTTAAAAAGTGATACGTTTACGACTTTAGGAGTCGTGGTGAGTTTAATTCTGGTGCAAATGACCAGACTTTATTGGATCGATGCGGTCGTCGCCCTACTATTCGGTAGTTACATCATGTTTGTAGGCTATAAGATCATCAGAAAATCATTGAGTGGGATTATGGATGAAGCAGATCCAGATATGCTTCAGAGTTTATCTAAATTTCTGAATGAAAACAGAAAACCACAATGGATCGATCTGCACAATATGCGGATCCAGCAACACGGAAGTGGACTTCATATTGATGCGCATTTAACTTTACCCTGGTATTATGAACTTAGAAAAGCTCATAACGAAATGGAAGATCTCTATAAATTAATTGGTGAAAATTCAGACCGAACTATTGAATTCAACTTTCATCTGGATGATTGTAAACCTACTTCCTGTGAAGTTTGCGAGCTATTTGAATGTCCTGTACGACAACGACCATTTGTAAAAAAAATAGAATGGAATATAAAAACCATCGCGCAGGAAAGTAAACATTCTGTTAAAGACTAA
- a CDS encoding RNase adapter RapZ, with translation MSLKIEIHSFSYKKGGIPKDNSGNGGGFAFDCRGILNPGRVEEYKIQTGCDIGVQNYLETKTDMPKFLDLVKNMVSINIENYLARGFEHLQINFGCTGGQHRSVYAAEKTAAFINSQYPEVVVVLQHDEQPQLNHHQ, from the coding sequence ATGAGTTTAAAAATAGAAATACACAGCTTTTCGTACAAAAAAGGTGGCATCCCAAAAGATAATTCGGGCAATGGTGGAGGCTTTGCTTTTGACTGTCGCGGAATTTTGAATCCTGGCAGAGTCGAAGAGTATAAAATTCAAACAGGCTGTGATATCGGCGTTCAGAATTACTTAGAAACGAAAACCGATATGCCAAAGTTTTTGGATCTCGTGAAAAATATGGTATCTATTAATATTGAAAATTATTTAGCCAGAGGATTTGAACATCTTCAAATTAATTTTGGATGTACTGGGGGACAGCACCGATCAGTTTATGCGGCAGAAAAAACAGCAGCATTTATCAATTCTCAATACCCCGAAGTGGTTGTTGTACTTCAACATGATGAGCAACCTCAACTAAATCATCATCAATAG
- the xrtF gene encoding exosortase family protein XrtF — translation MFSDFKPVLKILLRFIILYVVMVLLYQFYLNEYKNAGLDPFSGWVMGQSNFLQNFFGYSSQMVEGNPQDETTWFYLNETYVSRMVEGCNAISVMILFVAFIFAFYEGVKTFVFSILGLVVLHIINVLRIVGLNVVILEHPTYSKMAHDYFFPAIIYGTVVFLWLVWIKFFAIKTSDHENI, via the coding sequence ATGTTCAGTGATTTCAAGCCAGTTCTCAAAATTTTGCTACGATTCATCATTTTATATGTGGTGATGGTATTGCTCTATCAGTTTTATTTGAATGAATATAAGAATGCAGGTCTTGATCCTTTTTCTGGTTGGGTGATGGGCCAGTCGAATTTTCTACAAAACTTTTTCGGATATAGTTCTCAAATGGTTGAGGGAAACCCACAGGATGAGACCACTTGGTTTTACTTAAATGAAACTTATGTTTCCCGAATGGTAGAAGGCTGTAATGCAATTTCTGTAATGATCTTATTCGTGGCTTTTATCTTTGCATTTTATGAAGGGGTGAAAACGTTTGTTTTTTCAATACTTGGTTTGGTGGTTTTACATATAATTAATGTGTTAAGAATAGTCGGTTTAAATGTCGTAATACTGGAGCATCCAACGTATTCTAAAATGGCACATGATTATTTCTTTCCCGCTATCATTTATGGAACTGTGGTTTTTTTATGGCTCGTTTGGATTAAATTTTTTGCAATAAAGACTTCCGATCATGAAAATATTTAA